Proteins encoded together in one Rhinopithecus roxellana isolate Shanxi Qingling chromosome 3, ASM756505v1, whole genome shotgun sequence window:
- the LOC104680844 gene encoding 60S ribosomal protein L10-like, with translation MQPVCCMGCSKGPWRQAFPMDIHVSNFALPQCRLQTGMRGAFGKPQGTVARVHIGQVIMSILTKLQNKEHVIEALRGAKFKFPGRQKIHISKKWGFTKFNADEFEDMVAEKRLIPDGCGVKYIPNRGPLDKWRALHS, from the coding sequence ATGCAGCCTGTTTGTTGTATGGGTTGCTCTAAGGGACCTTGGAGACAGGCCTTTCCGATGGACATTCATGTTTCTAACTTTGCACTACCCCAATGTAGGCTCCAAACAGGCATGCGAGGTGCTTTTGGAAAGCCCCAGGGCACTGTGGCCAGGGTTCACATTGGCCAAGTTATCATGTCCATCCTCACCAAGTTGCAGAACAAGGAGCATGTGATTGAGGCCCTGCGCGGGGCCAAGTTCAAGTTTCCTGGCCGCCAGAAGATCCACATCTCAAAGAAGTGGGGCTTCACCAAGTTCAATGCTGATGAATTTGAAGACATGGTGGCTGAAAAGCGGCTCATCCCAGATGGCTGTGGAGTCAAGTACATCCCCAATCGTGGTCCTCTGGACAAATGGCGGGCCCTGCACTCATGA